The Streptomyces sp. NBC_01454 genome includes a window with the following:
- a CDS encoding SH3 domain-containing protein, with amino-acid sequence MTKTKIRSAVATAVIAAAALGGVVTTAPEAAAASCNSWTQKGKATTAVKLRSNHSTSSAALGVLSKDTRVTSNCLWWDGKSQFQWYRVTVTSGANAGRTGWMYGAYFWGFAN; translated from the coding sequence ATGACGAAGACCAAGATCCGCAGCGCCGTCGCGACAGCGGTCATCGCAGCTGCGGCCCTGGGAGGAGTAGTGACCACCGCGCCGGAAGCCGCCGCGGCCTCGTGCAACTCCTGGACGCAGAAGGGCAAGGCCACGACCGCGGTGAAGCTCCGGTCGAACCACTCCACCAGCTCGGCGGCCCTCGGGGTCCTGAGCAAGGACACCCGCGTCACCTCCAACTGCCTCTGGTGGGACGGCAAGTCTCAGTTCCAGTGGTACCGAGTCACGGTCACCAGCGGCGCCAACGCCGGCCGAACCGGCTGGATGTACGGCGCCTACTTCTGGGGCTTCGCCAACTGA
- a CDS encoding OmpA family protein, translated as MVRFRTAALAALPAVLLAAPYAHADERKNTADIPARHYDIVSRVESLDGTERTVDQDKQVTYGLQSKVLFAKDSAELSAQAQSRLDDIAAKIARSGTTQPVKVNGYTDDLGSAEHGLTLSRDRAEAVLEVLEKDPRLAKTRFAATGYGEKNPIADNDTESGRVKNRRVEIVITRG; from the coding sequence GTGGTGCGCTTCCGTACCGCTGCGCTGGCAGCACTGCCGGCCGTCCTTCTGGCCGCCCCGTACGCACACGCGGACGAGCGGAAGAACACCGCGGACATTCCGGCCCGTCACTACGACATCGTCTCGCGGGTCGAGAGCCTGGACGGCACCGAACGGACCGTGGACCAGGACAAGCAGGTCACTTACGGACTGCAGTCCAAGGTCCTCTTCGCCAAGGACAGCGCCGAGCTATCCGCCCAGGCCCAGAGCCGGCTCGACGACATCGCCGCGAAGATCGCCCGGTCCGGGACCACTCAGCCGGTCAAGGTCAACGGTTACACCGACGACCTCGGAAGTGCGGAACATGGGCTGACCCTGTCCCGCGACCGCGCGGAGGCGGTCCTTGAGGTCCTGGAGAAGGACCCGCGCCTGGCGAAGACCCGCTTCGCAGCCACCGGGTACGGCGAGAAGAACCCGATCGCCGACAACGACACCGAAAGCGGCCGGGTCAAGAACCGGCGCGTCGAGATCGTCATCACCCGCGGCTGA
- a CDS encoding histidine decarboxylase translates to MTDTVMTRPAPDLVPDLPELHIGALPADPAADTARLLDLASALRAEAPRVLGFPGNLAFDFSDLGPALSILTNNVGDPTSSDASGVHTKSYEQAVVRFLAQTAGAHADDVYGYVTTGGTEGILFGLATARRHLPNADIYASDQAHYSVARAADLLGLHLVTLPSNDDGTLDPESLKVAAFFHRRVRPHAGRGPGAIVVATIGTTMRGAYDDVTELRRAAAVAGDVHVHADAASGGPIAAHAPSNPRWNFAHGADSISISGHKIIGAPVPCGVVLARKDLVDEPVIASEYTMASARTLGCSRSGLAALLLWSALRRLGHTGLRAHILRCLETAQYGVDQLTQAGVHPTRTTDSLTVCFDRPADWIVRKWHLACEGPTAHLITVGHVTRSAIDELCRDLRTP, encoded by the coding sequence GTGACCGACACCGTGATGACCCGCCCGGCCCCGGACCTCGTGCCGGACCTGCCCGAACTGCACATCGGTGCGCTCCCCGCAGACCCCGCCGCGGACACCGCCCGGCTGCTGGACCTCGCCTCCGCCCTGCGCGCCGAAGCCCCGCGCGTCCTCGGCTTTCCCGGGAACCTGGCCTTCGACTTCAGCGACCTCGGACCCGCCCTGTCCATCCTGACGAACAACGTCGGCGACCCCACCAGCAGTGACGCATCCGGCGTCCACACGAAGTCCTACGAACAAGCAGTGGTGCGCTTCCTCGCACAGACCGCCGGCGCACACGCCGACGACGTCTACGGCTACGTCACCACCGGCGGCACCGAAGGCATCCTCTTCGGCCTGGCCACCGCGCGCCGGCACCTTCCCAACGCCGACATCTACGCCTCCGACCAGGCGCACTACAGCGTCGCCAGGGCCGCCGACCTCCTCGGTCTGCACCTGGTGACCCTGCCCAGCAACGACGACGGCACCCTGGACCCCGAATCCCTGAAAGTCGCCGCCTTCTTCCACCGCCGCGTGCGCCCGCACGCGGGCCGCGGACCGGGCGCCATCGTCGTCGCCACCATCGGCACCACGATGCGCGGCGCCTACGACGACGTCACCGAACTCCGCAGGGCGGCCGCGGTCGCCGGAGACGTCCACGTTCACGCCGACGCCGCCTCCGGCGGACCGATCGCGGCCCACGCACCCTCCAATCCGCGCTGGAACTTCGCGCACGGCGCCGACTCGATCTCCATCAGCGGACACAAGATCATCGGCGCTCCCGTGCCCTGCGGAGTCGTACTCGCCCGCAAGGACCTCGTCGACGAGCCGGTCATCGCCAGCGAATACACGATGGCCTCCGCCCGGACCCTGGGCTGCTCGCGCAGCGGACTGGCCGCCCTCCTGCTCTGGTCCGCGCTGCGCCGCCTGGGCCACACGGGGCTGCGGGCCCACATCCTGCGCTGCCTGGAAACCGCCCAGTACGGCGTCGACCAGCTCACCCAGGCCGGCGTCCACCCCACGCGGACCACCGACTCGCTCACCGTCTGCTTCGACCGCCCCGCCGACTGGATCGTCCGCAAATGGCACCTCGCGTGCGAAGGGCCCACCGCCCACTTGATCACCGTCGGCCACGTCACACGCTCGGCCATCGACGAGCTCTGCCGCGACCTGCGCACACCCTGA
- a CDS encoding glutathione synthetase, which produces MALAAPVPEVAPPAHRSGAAAVVAPADAGDLYVAALARHGWNSVAVTVPGAHRSGEIDGYLRNLSHRGSLRRTAAHLAHLNVRAVLAGSPAGAVLADRLAARLHLPGNDPDTADIRRDTGLTSATLLDAGITAPRSIRTTRLADALNWAAFTQVTELVLEHPDPAHPASAYYCRTAADIRSAWQHLQPSGTQPLVLREHLTGTQYRIHTLTGPGPDGSTDHTITSIWSEIRTPGQQVCRADLLSRRGLLSRALALYTMRALTALGVHYGPAHATVTFIPDRGPALLSLRTDPYADFASEALRRATGHDPVRDTALLLTTGRRYEAPHQQRRAHVTKVALLPRSDGALDSYLLRTLTTLPTVAATTALHADAPVRAGQIAGWLLLAADDSRAINQDHQVIRAAESLGLYGSPA; this is translated from the coding sequence ATGGCCCTCGCCGCCCCCGTCCCTGAGGTGGCCCCGCCCGCGCACCGAAGCGGCGCGGCCGCCGTTGTCGCCCCCGCCGACGCCGGCGACCTGTACGTGGCCGCGCTGGCCCGGCACGGCTGGAACTCCGTGGCGGTCACCGTCCCCGGCGCCCACCGGTCGGGCGAGATTGACGGCTATCTCCGCAACCTCAGCCACCGCGGCAGCCTGCGCCGCACCGCCGCCCACCTCGCGCACCTCAACGTCCGGGCCGTCCTCGCCGGATCACCGGCGGGCGCCGTCCTCGCCGACCGGCTGGCCGCCCGCCTCCATCTGCCCGGCAACGACCCCGACACCGCCGACATCCGCCGCGACACCGGCCTCACCAGTGCCACGCTCCTCGACGCGGGCATCACCGCCCCGCGCAGCATCCGCACCACACGACTGGCCGACGCCCTGAACTGGGCCGCCTTCACTCAGGTGACCGAACTCGTCCTCGAACACCCCGACCCCGCCCACCCGGCCTCCGCGTACTACTGCCGTACCGCGGCCGACATCCGCTCCGCCTGGCAGCACCTGCAGCCCTCCGGTACCCAGCCGCTCGTCCTGCGAGAACACCTCACCGGCACCCAGTACCGCATCCACACCCTCACCGGGCCCGGCCCCGACGGATCCACCGACCACACCATCACCTCGATCTGGTCCGAGATACGCACCCCCGGACAACAGGTCTGCCGCGCCGATCTCCTGAGCCGCCGAGGGCTGCTCTCGCGAGCCCTCGCCCTCTACACCATGCGCGCGCTCACCGCCCTCGGCGTGCACTACGGCCCCGCCCACGCCACGGTCACCTTCATCCCCGACCGCGGACCGGCGCTGCTGTCCCTGCGCACGGACCCCTACGCAGACTTCGCCTCCGAGGCACTGCGCCGGGCCACCGGCCACGACCCGGTCCGCGACACCGCCCTGCTGCTCACCACCGGACGCCGATACGAGGCCCCCCATCAGCAGCGGCGCGCCCACGTCACCAAGGTCGCTCTGCTGCCACGGTCCGACGGCGCCCTGGACTCCTACCTGCTGCGCACCCTCACCACCCTGCCGACCGTGGCCGCCACCACCGCGCTCCACGCCGACGCCCCGGTGCGGGCCGGCCAGATCGCGGGGTGGCTCCTTCTCGCCGCCGACGACAGCCGCGCCATCAACCAGGACCACCAGGTGATCCGAGCCGCCGAAAGCCTCGGCCTGTACGGGAGCCCCGCATGA
- a CDS encoding ATP-grasp domain-containing protein: protein MNPSGSNPLSEAATGTRRHVPNPQDQQANANSPHAPLLVVLGAGSRTWRGYGLQHIAARHPVALLDHQPPAWADAHVAVSVAVDLTDAEAVADAVATLAADRGVAGVLTYMENHVVLAARLTDRFALPGNTPAAVEACRDKYLTRSLLAAAGVPSARSYLVADAETAVEYAVLLGGPVVIKPRSLGGSAGVHRADTPDQVRDAFHAAKGASLFGIERTGAAGVLIEEYLDGPEVSVECVVLGHGTVHIAAVTRKYLGDEPAFQEVGHLVDPTDPLLADLRIHDVALGALTAVGISSGVMHVEMRLTRQGPRIVEINARLGGDLIPHLVHLATGLNLPQITADLAVGVDPEMVPSQSQSAAVRFLYPAVTGHVTAVNTGVFAAWLDRFEWTAAPGSHVTAPPRATLLDRTALAVVTGPDPDTCHRRLQLVEERSGIHIQADTATTACVA from the coding sequence ATGAACCCCTCCGGCTCCAACCCGCTCTCCGAGGCTGCCACCGGCACCCGCCGCCACGTTCCGAACCCGCAGGACCAGCAGGCGAACGCGAACTCCCCGCATGCGCCACTGCTGGTCGTCCTGGGCGCCGGCAGCCGCACCTGGCGCGGCTACGGACTCCAGCACATCGCCGCCCGCCATCCCGTCGCCCTTCTCGACCACCAGCCGCCCGCCTGGGCCGACGCCCACGTCGCCGTCTCGGTCGCGGTCGACCTGACGGACGCCGAAGCCGTCGCCGACGCGGTGGCGACACTCGCCGCCGACCGAGGCGTCGCCGGAGTGCTCACCTACATGGAGAACCACGTCGTGCTCGCCGCACGGCTCACGGACCGCTTCGCGCTGCCCGGCAACACCCCCGCCGCGGTGGAGGCCTGCCGGGACAAGTACCTCACGCGCTCTCTGCTCGCCGCAGCCGGCGTGCCCTCCGCCCGCTCCTACCTCGTGGCGGATGCCGAAACCGCCGTCGAGTACGCCGTCCTGCTCGGCGGGCCGGTTGTCATCAAACCGCGCTCCCTGGGCGGCAGCGCCGGTGTCCACCGCGCGGACACCCCCGACCAGGTCCGCGATGCCTTCCACGCCGCCAAGGGAGCATCCCTGTTCGGCATCGAGCGCACCGGCGCGGCCGGCGTGCTGATCGAGGAGTACCTGGACGGCCCCGAGGTCAGCGTCGAGTGCGTGGTCCTCGGCCACGGCACCGTCCACATCGCTGCGGTCACCCGCAAGTACCTCGGCGACGAACCGGCCTTCCAGGAAGTGGGCCACCTCGTGGACCCCACCGACCCCCTCCTGGCCGACCTGCGGATCCATGACGTAGCCCTGGGCGCCCTGACCGCCGTCGGAATCTCCAGCGGCGTCATGCACGTCGAGATGCGACTCACCCGCCAGGGCCCGCGCATCGTCGAGATCAACGCGCGCCTCGGGGGCGACCTCATCCCGCACCTCGTCCACCTGGCCACCGGTCTCAACCTGCCGCAGATCACCGCCGACCTCGCCGTCGGTGTCGACCCCGAAATGGTCCCCAGCCAGAGCCAGAGCGCCGCTGTCCGCTTCCTCTACCCGGCCGTCACCGGCCACGTCACAGCGGTGAACACCGGCGTGTTCGCCGCCTGGCTCGACCGCTTCGAGTGGACCGCCGCGCCCGGCAGCCACGTCACCGCCCCGCCCCGCGCCACTCTGCTGGACCGGACCGCGCTCGCCGTCGTCACCGGCCCCGACCCGGACACCTGCCATCGCCGGCTCCAGCTGGTCGAAGAGCGCAGCGGCATCCACATCCAGGCCGACACCGCCACGACCGCCTGCGTCGCCTGA
- a CDS encoding SH3 domain-containing protein: MDSTATAPARLKSLAARRLGLAVAAVAMGAAATLVAAPSASAVGTSACNAGGAIGNWKTTVGNLNLRNGPGTNYYSKGQLTKGTVINMKCTWLRKDGQDYWYYGQVRTGAHKGVWGWISWKYAAVA, encoded by the coding sequence ATGGACAGCACCGCCACGGCTCCCGCCCGGCTCAAGAGCCTCGCCGCACGACGCCTCGGCCTCGCGGTCGCCGCTGTGGCCATGGGAGCGGCGGCCACCCTGGTCGCCGCCCCGTCCGCGAGCGCCGTCGGTACCTCCGCCTGCAACGCCGGCGGGGCCATCGGGAACTGGAAGACGACCGTCGGCAACCTCAACCTCCGCAACGGGCCGGGCACCAACTACTACTCCAAGGGCCAGCTCACCAAGGGCACCGTGATCAACATGAAGTGCACCTGGCTCCGCAAGGACGGCCAGGACTACTGGTACTACGGCCAGGTCCGCACGGGCGCCCACAAGGGCGTCTGGGGCTGGATCTCCTGGAAGTACGCCGCTGTTGCCTGA
- a CDS encoding GNAT family N-acetyltransferase: MSLTAVHPNVLSLNSSWHSSVVTLPAERRAATPFHSREWAAAWQTVRTEQVRGRHHLFLQDGPRQHRMSFYQVSNSPLWRAMEGDSGVTRPTFDADVLYGPSVYGEYGGLPGATVPVLAEAVDRGRALAHDLGTEALVIANIPPAERTLWREARTPDAEVVLFWAHRARVGASVDEFIANFPSSETGREFRRQHRRGTDAGLTLKIARGPELLPYLPEFTAQARSASERPALYGSDMLAPLTRVPGAVGLFAEHSDGTLAGGFFCFRYGSALYLWTAAIDQARKNDLNTYAWLMYESVRFAAATGASVLDAGRCNYAYKARLGMLPVALTSAVYLTRPNPHLVSRLGALHTGLNQRVLRAWNKA, translated from the coding sequence ATGAGCCTGACCGCCGTGCACCCCAACGTCCTCTCGCTGAACAGTTCCTGGCACTCCTCGGTCGTCACACTTCCCGCCGAGCGCCGCGCCGCCACCCCCTTCCACAGCCGCGAGTGGGCCGCCGCCTGGCAGACGGTGCGCACCGAACAGGTACGCGGACGCCACCACCTCTTCCTCCAGGACGGCCCGCGCCAGCACCGCATGTCCTTCTACCAGGTCAGCAACAGCCCGCTGTGGCGCGCCATGGAAGGCGACTCCGGCGTCACCCGGCCCACCTTCGACGCCGACGTCCTCTACGGCCCGTCGGTCTACGGCGAGTACGGCGGCCTGCCCGGCGCGACCGTCCCCGTCCTGGCCGAAGCCGTCGACCGCGGCCGCGCGCTCGCCCACGATCTCGGCACCGAGGCCCTGGTCATCGCGAACATCCCGCCGGCCGAACGCACCCTGTGGCGCGAAGCCCGCACTCCCGACGCCGAAGTCGTCCTGTTCTGGGCCCACCGCGCCCGAGTGGGAGCCTCCGTCGACGAGTTCATCGCGAACTTCCCCTCCAGTGAGACCGGCCGCGAATTCCGCCGCCAGCACCGCCGCGGCACCGACGCCGGCCTCACCCTCAAGATCGCCCGAGGTCCTGAACTCCTGCCCTACCTGCCCGAGTTCACGGCCCAGGCCCGAAGCGCCAGCGAACGCCCCGCTCTCTACGGCAGCGACATGCTCGCCCCGCTCACCCGCGTGCCCGGCGCCGTCGGACTGTTCGCCGAGCACAGCGACGGCACGCTCGCCGGCGGCTTCTTCTGCTTCCGCTACGGCTCGGCGCTCTACCTGTGGACCGCCGCGATCGACCAGGCCCGCAAGAACGACCTGAACACCTACGCCTGGCTGATGTACGAGAGCGTCCGCTTCGCCGCCGCCACCGGAGCGAGCGTCCTGGACGCCGGCCGCTGCAACTACGCCTACAAGGCGCGCCTCGGGATGCTCCCCGTCGCACTGACCTCTGCGGTCTACCTCACGCGCCCCAACCCCCACCTCGTCAGTCGCCTCGGCGCCCTGCACACCGGGCTCAACCAGCGCGTGCTGCGCGCCTGGAACAAAGCCTGA
- a CDS encoding MFS transporter translates to MSATMTAPVKAPEQPVSRRWPPAIWALLITTLVARSFGFAYPFLSYRLKEDLGYSTQAVGQVLAVFGAGWLIGQLLTGWAADRLGRRRTLVTAMATAAVCLPLMAQAHAFAAVCAGSLIAGVVYDAPRPVVSAVIADLLTDDGQRAAANGWRHGAVNIGAAITGAAGGFLAGHLGFEALFWFNAAACAACAVITHRYLGPDLVAGPGRAAERSPGRAALRDARLWLLWAASTAALTCAAGMFTALPMLMEDDGLAADAYGLTQVANAGTVIVLTPLLTPWLSRRCGGQRPMLGMLAVSALLLGVGMGSAGLADTTTGYSIAVAAAVPGEIVFFIAASDVLNKISPNDARGLYAGIWGSTLAVAVIIAPVLAAVSLTSGGGSLAALTTLAAGALGAVLCLPLIGLTHRRTATNAPPTPVPAAS, encoded by the coding sequence GGCGGTGGCCGCCCGCGATCTGGGCGCTGCTCATCACCACGCTCGTGGCGCGCAGCTTCGGTTTCGCCTACCCATTCCTCAGCTATCGCCTCAAGGAGGACCTGGGCTACAGCACCCAGGCCGTCGGCCAGGTCCTCGCCGTGTTCGGCGCGGGCTGGCTTATTGGACAGCTGCTCACCGGGTGGGCAGCCGACCGGCTCGGGCGCCGCCGCACCCTCGTGACGGCGATGGCCACTGCCGCCGTATGCCTGCCGCTGATGGCCCAGGCCCACGCGTTCGCCGCAGTCTGTGCCGGATCGCTGATCGCCGGTGTCGTCTACGACGCGCCGAGGCCGGTCGTGTCCGCCGTCATAGCCGACCTGCTCACCGATGACGGGCAGCGCGCCGCAGCGAACGGATGGCGCCACGGCGCGGTGAACATCGGCGCAGCGATCACCGGTGCGGCGGGAGGCTTCCTGGCGGGCCACCTCGGCTTCGAAGCTCTCTTCTGGTTCAACGCCGCGGCCTGCGCCGCCTGCGCCGTGATCACCCACCGCTACCTCGGTCCCGACCTCGTCGCCGGCCCCGGACGGGCCGCGGAGCGCAGCCCCGGGCGGGCCGCGTTGCGTGACGCACGGCTGTGGCTGCTGTGGGCGGCCAGCACGGCCGCCCTGACCTGCGCCGCCGGGATGTTCACGGCGCTGCCGATGCTGATGGAGGACGACGGGCTCGCCGCTGACGCCTACGGGCTGACCCAGGTCGCTAACGCCGGAACCGTCATCGTCCTCACCCCGCTGCTCACCCCCTGGCTCAGCCGCCGCTGCGGCGGACAGCGGCCCATGCTCGGGATGCTTGCCGTCAGCGCCCTCCTGCTGGGCGTGGGCATGGGAAGCGCAGGCCTCGCGGACACCACCACCGGCTACAGCATTGCCGTCGCCGCGGCCGTCCCTGGCGAGATCGTCTTCTTCATCGCCGCATCCGACGTCCTGAACAAGATCTCCCCGAACGACGCCCGCGGCCTCTACGCCGGCATCTGGGGTTCGACGCTGGCCGTCGCGGTGATCATCGCCCCTGTTCTCGCCGCCGTGTCCCTGACCTCGGGCGGCGGCAGCCTCGCCGCGCTCACCACGCTCGCTGCGGGCGCTCTGGGAGCCGTCCTGTGCCTGCCGCTCATCGGGCTCACCCACCGCCGCACGGCCACCAACGCGCCCCCCACGCCGGTGCCCGCCGCTTCCTGA